The Trypanosoma brucei brucei TREU927 chromosome 4, complete sequence genomic sequence GGCATTTATTGCTTCGACTAGTCTGTACTCAACGTAGGGACTATAAATGAAAGAGTAAACCTTCACCTTTATGTTTCCCTCTGAGTGCGCTGGAAGAACATTTGAGAACAGTAACAGTGCCATAACGGTGGAAAGGCGACAGTGCCACACAGCGTAGCCCGCGGATTTGCTCGCAGCAGGCGTGTGAGGACCATCAGTTtcactgtggtaaatcattGAATACGTGAAGGAAGCAATGAATGGCTTGCTTTAGGTGAGTGGCCGTATGTGTACGCGTGCTTGTTGTCTACAAAAGTTGTGTGGGAGGTGGGTGCAGTGCAAAGAAATTTGGTGGGATTATAAATGGCGGACACAACCTTCCACAACAGCATCAAAGAGAAGATTTGCGATTCACACTGTTATAGGTAGCAGCGTGACGAAAAACAGTAACAGCTGCAACAGATTGTGGTGTTAGGCCAGCACAGACTGCTACAGCACGACACAAGTGGGTGTAAAGCTGGCTTTCATTACATTGGCGCAACTCGAATAAACTCGACAGGGCAGCAACGAATTCGGAACAGCTCCCTCGGAAATCACTAAAGGCAGTCACGTGATCAAGATCTGTCACGAAAAATGGCACGCCGCTGCCAGCCGGGGGATTATATACTTGGGTGCTGCCGATACACGCGTAATTCCTTCCACGCAGTAAATGATAAGATGGAGCAACGGCGACACCCGAATCGGAAGCCACACGCGGCGAAATAGGACAGAATCGCATTCAGTCATAGGTCACAAGTATTGCGTTGTTCAGCCATGCGATTGCAAAAACGGTAGTATCCAAATTACATCGCATACAACATTCACTCAATCCATATCGTGCACGAAGAACACAAAATGTGGGTACGAGCCATTACCACACGGCATCGACACGCAGGACTGGGTCATCGTTTGGAGGCCAACCTTACCATTTTCGTACCTGGCATACTGAAggcaaatggaagaaaagtaTGAGGTGTTGACATATGCGGGATCGTAGTAAGCAACATCACACATAGGGGGAGGGAATGACTGAAAacgcaaacaaatacaaatgatGAAATACGAAGATACAAACCAAGCGGTGCTGTTGCGCACACGTGAGGGGCGTACAAGGATTTTCCTCATATTGGTTGCGTTGCTTCAGAATAATGGTATGGATGCAACAGTTAGCCACGGAAAAGGCACAATAGCATTTGCATTCGACACAGTAGAGAAAGGGGAGAGATGTGTACACATAAACCAATATAACAATAAGGGGAGAAAACATCGAACCGAGCAGTTGGTAAAAATGGTGATAGGGTAGCGGTTGTAATATTGACATAATAAAACAGGCACTGCCACATTAAAAGATGTTTTTGAACAGAGTTGTGAGTCGGCAGGAGGTGCGTGCACAGTAATTAAATGCCGGGACCACAACATCCACACTACAGACAGTTATGAAGAGTAGACCATAACATGTGTTTAGTGAGGCAGGGgataaaccaaaaaaggatCTACAAGACATGATTAACATATTTGCAAGGGGgccgaaacaaaaacatataacAACGTTAACATGTGTGGTAAACGTaaatgggaaaaggaaaaattacGAACCTTTGCAACatacaccaccaacacataGGGTAACACAAGCTTTCCACAGTTAAAGCGAAAACAATTAATTCCCGTGAAGCTCACGCTCCAATCCATGATTGGAAATTATAATGAGTGACGCACTCCCGAGTGTGCTGACAGAGTGCTCACTGCCACTTGCTGCACAGTGATCCGCAACTCGACCCACTTTCACTGCAATACGCCGTATAACTCCTTCGCAATATTCCTCATTCCACGTGGCTTTCGATGACGGCGGGAGGCTCACCTGCCAGCGCTCGCATAAAGGCATCAATAGTTTCTGTCTTTGGGATAGAGGGACTGTACCGAAAACAGCGTGCAAACAGCTATCAATCATCTGCGAAGTTCCACTTAATACGCCGCGTAAGGATCCCGTATCGCTGAAGGAAGTGCTTGACAGATCCCCGTCCTCGCCAGATTCGTGGTCCAACCTCAGTGCTGCGAAGGACCGTCCGACTACAGCGTTTAGTTGGTACATTTCAACAGGCTCAGGGACGCCACGCAACGACATGGATCCAAGAGCTGTCACGTCAAGTTGCCCACGCTCTGAATTGCTTAGCGAAAGATATGCCGCGCGCGTCAgcagcacctgaccaccattAGCCACACTTTCTGTTCGCGCTGCCATGTTTGATGTTCGCCCGTAGTAATCGTAGCCTTTTGTCACTTCGTCATGACGGATATCGCAAAGACCAGTGTGGACCCCGACACGCACGCGCAACCCATTCCACAGTTGGCGATAAACCTCAGGATCCAACCGTGCGGACGGTGCCTTGTATTCGTTATCGTCATCTGCACGCTGCCTCTCAAACTCACGATACGAATCGTCGAATGCTGTGGTGCCCCACTCATGGCGCAGGAAGCACCGCTGTAAGTCGGACGCAAGctgtgcagcagcaaaaggtTTTTTACAAGCAATCATAAACGAGTCCCCAACAGTCTTTACCTCATAGCATCCGTACTGTACGATGAGTGAGCGGATAAGACGGTGGTGTGTTGACACGGCATCAGGCAtcagctcagggtgtgctgccCACTGCGCTGTGCTGCTCTCTATGTCAGTAAAGATTAGCGTTACGGGCTCCACCGGCTCCTTGGGAGCACTGTCATTGTCACGCGCACCACGGCGCAGAACATagagcaccaccaccagaggCGCAGCAAACAAAGCCAAGGCGACGAGGGAACCAACAATAACTCCGGCAAGTTGTGCGGACGACAACTTAATGGCGTTAGGATCAGCGTAGCGTATCAATGGCGTGACGGGCGAGGTTAATGGCGGTACGGAGGCATTTAATGCACGTGCCAGTGACCACATGGAAATACGCGTTGCGCCATAGTTCACGACACACACCTCTCCTTGTTCAGGGACTGGGTCATTGGCTGTGAAGcactccttctcctcttcctcttcaaaagGACCGTACCGCATTTCATCCGCGGTAATGATAGATTGCATGTAGATGGTGTCAAGCAGCGTTTTGGGTGTCACATACTCCATGCGTGGGAGGACGGCTTGAGCAAACCGTGCAGCAGCGTACcccagcaacggcagcggcttCCATGCTGATGAGTCTGGCAATGCGGTATGAAATTCTCTTACGATCTCTGATGACGTATTGGCGTCTGCCCAGTGAGGTAAACTTGTCGCGAACTGCACACGCTCAGCGTTCGGGTTACCATTGAATGCGCTGACCAGCTCATCATACATCAGGGCAACGTCGAGGAATGGGATGAGCACACGCACATCTGGGTTGCGATCCAGGTGCGCTGCGAGCAAGGAAGGATCACCGGGGGCAAGACCAATAACAAACGCATTCCCACGGTTTGGCAGGCGCCCAACAAGGGTGGCATTGTCATCCAGCACAGCTACCGTTTGCAGTGTTCCGCCGTGCATCCAAACAATCTTCCGCAGTGCGACCTCAATGATGGTGGCATCAGCTCCACGTACGATGGCAGACATAGGGGCGCTGGCACTTGTGTTTGTCACGTaacccacaacaacaaacaactgcTGCTCGAGTGTGGGTGAAAGTTGAATCACGTTTTTGCCATGATGATGCAGGCGTGGTGTAAGCATTACGGGGTCAACGAAGGCAACTTCGGCAATGGACAGCATCGCATCGTCAACGACACCAAACACAGCCGTCACACTCCTTGTGTCAAGCTGATGCTGCAATGTTCTGGCACTTTCCGCTGAGGATGATGCCATTGAATGAAAGAACAGTCGCCGTGAAAGGGCTGATTCTCTTCCCCTGGTGGAAGCGTACAGCGCCTCGGACATCGACGCATATGTATCCACAGGTAGCGCCGTATCAAACAAAGTTAAGGACAGGATACTCATCGGTGATGGGATTCTCGGTTTGTTTATGTAACACTTTTTGGAATCAAAAATTGTTACTCCGCCGTTGACTGGAAATAATCTATAGCCACTACCAATAACATTCATTAGTACCAGACTTCCTCCCTGATTACAGTTGCATGCTGCTCCCTGTTTAGCCGCCCCACCTTTGCAGTCTCCACCAAAAtcaccaatcacaaggtCGTCAATAACATAACGGCGCTGGTTATACAGTGACTCCATGAATGCCTTCCTGCTTGTTAGCCACTCCCGACTACTTAGCGCCTGGGACAGCACTTCTCCCGCAATCCACCCATACACCATAAGCCTCCCATCCACGTCGTCGTGGTCGAAGTTATCCGTGCCATTGAAAACAGTCACTCCAGGATTAGCGCTCAGGTACGACCTCATGTGATCCTGAAAGCGCCTGATTGCTCGGTAGAGTGTGTTTTTTGCTAGTGGATTTGTTCCAGTCAATATTACCTGTCCAAACTTCAAAGGCGCCCCTGCAGCTTCCAATGCCTCGCGCCACGCTCCTACGATAGAAAACTCGAGTGTTGAATGAGCCAGTACGTAAGCGTCGCGTGTACGTTTGTCAGCCACTATTTTATTCAGAAACCTCATTGTGTCGTTGATTGGTGGTGCAACAGCGATTACGCCCTGAGGCCGCGTCTTCGCAAACGCTTCCCACGCCGCTTCGAAGGCTCTGTCGTCAGCAAAAGCTTCCATTGAGCTTTTTACAGTAAACACGCCGCACAGCTCACGACCCATATGAGAGAACAGCTCTACTGCATGCTTATACTCACTATCACCAAACGAAATGTCCCGAAGATACATAAATCCAATCCGAAGCAGGCGCAGTTGGCTGACAGCATACCGGACCAATGCAATAAGCTCGGCAGTGGGTGAAGCGCGGATAAAATATATGTTGGGATTCCATCCACGCACAATACTCGACCCTGTAGATGGAGCGAAGGCAACCAGATCTTCCCGCTTCAGCAATGGAAGTGCGTGTAATGTTTCAATATCGGTCAGTGgtccaaacacaacaaataaaccCTTTTCTGTAGTAGCAACACGTTGTAAGGCATCAACTACTTCAACGTTGTTAGGGGGAGGCGGCACAACCTGCACCGTTACATTGGGTGCCACAGTCCACTGGCGAGCGGCAAATGACGCATTGAGGCCGGCATTTATTGCTTCAACTTGTCTGTACTCGAAGTAGGGACTATAAATGAAAGAGTAAACCTTCACCTTTATGTTTCCCTCTGAGTGCGCTGGAAGAACATTTGAGAACAGTAACAGTGCCATAACGGTGGAAAGGCGACAGTGCCACACAGCGGAGCCCGCGGATTTGCTCGCAGCAGGCGTGTGAGGACCATCAGTTtcactgtggtaaatcattGAATACGTGAAGGAAGCAATGAATGGCTTGCTTTAGGTGAGTGGCCGTATGTGTACGCGTGCTTGTTGTCTACAAAAGTTGTGTGGGAGGTGGGTGCAGTGCAAAGAAATTTGGTGGGATTATAAATGGCGGACACAACCTTCCACAACAGCATCAAAGAGAAGATTTGCGATTCACACTGTTATAGGTAGCAGCGTGACGAAAAACAGTAACAGCTGCAACAGATTGTGGTGTTAGGCCAGCACAGACTGCTACGGCACGACACAAGTGGGTGTAAAGCTGGCTTTCATTACATTGGCGCAACTCGAATAAACTCGACAGGGCAGCAACGAATTCGGAACAGCTCCCTCGGAAATCACTAAAGGCAGTCACGTGATCAAGATCTGTCACGAAAAATGGCACGCCGCTGCCAGCCGGGGGATTATATACTTGGGTGCTGCCGATACACGCGTAATTCCTTCCACGCAGTAAATGATAAGATGGAGCAACGGCGACACCCGAATCGGAAGCCACACGCGGCGAAATAGGACAGAATCGCATTCAGTCATAGGTCACAAGTATTGCGTTGTTCAGCCATGCGATTGCAAAAACGGTAGTATCCAAATTACATCGCATACAACATTCACTCAATCCATATCGTGCACGAAGAACACAAAATGTGGGTACGAGCCATTACCACACGGCATCGACACGCAGGACTGGGTCATCGTTTGGAGGCCAACCTTACCATTTTCGTACCTGGCATACTGAAggcaaatggaagaaaagtaTGAGGTGTTGACATATGCGGGATCGTAGTAAGCAACATCACACATAGGGGGAGGGAATGACTGAAAacgcaaacaaatacaaatgatGAAATACGAAGATACAAACCAAGCGGTGCTGTTGCGCACACGTGAGGGGCGTACAAGGATTTTCCTCATATTGGTTGCGTTGCTTCAGAATAATGGTATGGATGCAACAGTTAGCCACGGAAAAGGCACAATAGCATTTGCATTCGACACAGTAGAGAAAGGGGAGAGATGTGTACACATAAACCAATATAACAATAAGGGGAGAAAACATCGAACCGAGCAGTTGGTAAAAATGGTGATAGGGTAGCGGTTGTAATATTGACATAATAAAACAGGCACTGCCACATTAAAAGATGTTTTTGAACAGAGTTGTGAGTCGGCAGGAGGTGCGTGCACAGTAATTAAATGCCGGGACCACAACATCCACACTACAGACAGTTATGAAGAGTAGACCATAACATGTGTTTAGTGAGGCAGGGgataaaccaaaaaaggatCTACAAGACATGATTAACATATTTGCAAGGGGgccgaaacaaaaacatataacAACGTTAACATGTGCGGTAAACGTaaatgggaaaaggaaaaattacGAACCTTTGCAACatacaccaccaacacataGGGTAACACAAGCTTTCCACAGTTAAAGCGAAAACAATTAATTCCCGTGAAGTTCACGCTCCAATCCATGATTAGAAATTATAATGAGTGACGCACTCCCGAGTGTGCTGACAGAGTGCTCACTGCCACTTGCTGCACAGTGATCCGCAACTCGACCCACTTTCACTGCAATACGCCGTATAACTCCTTCGCAATATTCCTCATTCCACGTGGCTTTCGATGACGGCGGGAGGCTCACCTGCCAGCGCTCGCATAAAGGCATCAATAGCTGCTGTTGGTGTGCAGGAGCGAACGCACCAAAAACTGCTTTAATCGATATCGAGAATTTCTGTGCCGACGCGTTGATTGATCCACGTAAGGATCCCGTATCGCTGAAGGAAGTGCTTGACAGATCCCCGTCCTCGCCAGCTTCGTGGTCCAACCTCAGTGCTGCGAAGGACCGTCCGACTAC encodes the following:
- a CDS encoding receptor-type adenylate cyclase GRESAG 4, putative, giving the protein MIYHSETDGPHTPAASKSAGSAVWHCRLSTVMALLLFSNVLPAHSEGNIKVKVYSFIYSPYFEYRQVEAINAGLNASFAARQWTVAPNVTVQVVPPPPNNVEVVDALQRVATTEKGLFVVFGPLTDIETLHALPLLKREDLVAFAPSTGSSIVRGWNPNIYFIRASPTAELIALVRYAVSQLRLLRIGFMYLRDISFGDSEYKHAVELFSHMGRELCGVFTVKSSMEAFADDRAFEAAWEAFAKTRPQGVIAVAPPINDTMRFLNKIVADKRTRDAYVLAHSTLEFSIVGAWREALEAAGAPLKFGQVILTGTNPLAKNTLYRAIRRFQDHMRSYLSANPGVTVFNGTDNFDHDDVDGRLMVYGWIAGEVLSQALSSREWLTSRKAFMESLYNQRRYVIDDLVIGDFGGDCKGGAAKQGAACNCNQGGSLVLMNVIGSGYRLFPVNGGVTIFDSKKCYINKPRIPSPMSILSLTLFDTALPVDTYASMSEALYASTRGRESALSRRLFFHSMASSSAESARTLQHQLDTRSVTAVFGVVDDAMLSIAEVAFVDPVMLTPRLHHHGKNVIQLSPTLEQQLFVVVGYVTNTSASAPMSAIVRGADATIIEVALRKIVWMHGGTLQTVAVLDDNATLVGRLPNRGNAFVIGLAPGDPSLLAAHLDRNPDVRVLIPFLDVALMYDELVSAFNGNPNAERVQFATSLPHWADANTSSEIVREFHTALPDSSAWKPLPLLGYAAARFAQAVLPRMEYVTPKTLLDTIYMQSIITADEMRYGPFEEEEEKECFTANDPVPEQGEVCVVNYGATRISMWSLARALNASVPPLTSPVTPLIRYADPNAIKLSSAQLAGVIVGSLVALALFAAPLVVVLYVLRRGARDNDSAPKEPVEPVTLIFTDIESSTAQWAAHPELMPDAVSTHHRLIRSLIVQYGCYEVKTVGDSFMIACKKPFAAAQLASDLQRCFLRHEWGTTAFDDSYREFERQRADDDNEYKAPSARLDPEVYRQLWNGLRVRVGVHTGLCDIRHDEVTKGYDYYGRTSNMAARTESVANGGQVLLTRAAYLSLSNSERGQLDVTALGSMSLRGVPEPVEMYQLNAVVGRSFAALRLDHESGEDGDLSSTSFSDTGSLRGVLSGTSQMIDSCLHAVFGTVPLSQRQKLLMPLCERWQVSLPPSSKATWNEEYCEGVIRRIAVKVGRVADHCAASGSEHSVSTLGSASLIIISNHGLERELHGN